The following are from one region of the Stanieria sp. NIES-3757 genome:
- a CDS encoding glycosyl transferase group 1 codes for MKIAFISQPWSFARPVIGCDSLGIWTYQVARRLNNSTQVLYYGLRDNSYPPVYQESGIEYHGISSTFDKLWKVFRLLDRWKITDPKRPFFASRWYGLGYIYQVAKSLRQEQCDLIHIHNFSQFAPIIKAFNPHSKIILHMHCEWSNQLDWRIINRRLQYVDLVISCSDYLTDKMSKRFPNLSNRFKTVYNGVDTEIFSNNHSFKQTKNSQAKISKNILFVGRISPEKGLHILVDAFKEVVKRQPNTTLTIAGPKAIVFPEFLVRLDDNPEVQKLIKFYQKSQDYLEYLKSQISPEIADKIHFTGPLNQFELVDYYRQADLVINPSLSEAFGMSLVEAMAMEIPVIGAKAGGMPNVIEEGKVGLLAELADTESLVQAILELLQNDETRKVMGKAGRQRVLELFCWDRVTENLLDIYQDLLKYD; via the coding sequence ATGAAAATAGCTTTTATCTCTCAACCTTGGTCATTTGCTCGTCCAGTGATAGGTTGTGATTCTCTTGGTATTTGGACTTATCAAGTTGCTCGTCGTTTAAACAACTCGACACAAGTTCTTTATTACGGATTAAGGGATAATAGTTATCCGCCAGTTTATCAAGAGTCGGGAATAGAGTATCATGGGATATCGTCAACTTTTGACAAATTATGGAAGGTTTTTAGGCTCTTAGATCGATGGAAAATAACCGATCCTAAACGTCCTTTTTTTGCGTCACGTTGGTATGGTTTAGGCTATATTTATCAGGTTGCGAAGAGTTTACGGCAAGAGCAATGCGACCTTATTCATATTCATAATTTTTCTCAGTTTGCGCCAATCATAAAAGCTTTTAATCCTCACAGTAAAATTATTTTACACATGCATTGTGAGTGGTCAAATCAACTGGATTGGCGCATTATAAATAGACGACTACAATATGTTGATTTAGTGATTAGTTGTAGTGATTACCTTACCGATAAAATGAGTAAGCGTTTTCCTAATTTAAGTAATCGATTTAAAACTGTCTACAATGGTGTAGATACAGAAATTTTTAGCAATAATCATTCTTTCAAGCAAACTAAAAATTCTCAAGCAAAAATAAGTAAAAATATTTTATTTGTTGGCAGAATTTCTCCAGAGAAAGGCTTACATATTTTAGTAGATGCCTTTAAAGAAGTAGTTAAACGACAACCAAATACTACCTTAACTATTGCGGGTCCAAAAGCAATTGTTTTTCCAGAATTTTTAGTTCGTTTGGATGATAACCCAGAAGTTCAAAAATTAATCAAATTTTATCAAAAATCCCAAGATTATTTAGAGTATCTTAAATCTCAAATCAGCCCAGAAATTGCTGACAAAATACACTTTACTGGTCCTTTAAATCAGTTTGAGTTAGTCGATTATTATCGTCAAGCAGATTTGGTGATCAATCCTTCTCTTAGTGAAGCTTTTGGCATGAGTTTAGTAGAAGCGATGGCAATGGAAATCCCTGTTATTGGTGCTAAAGCAGGGGGAATGCCTAATGTCATTGAAGAAGGTAAAGTAGGATTATTAGCTGAATTAGCAGATACTGAGTCTTTAGTCCAAGCTATTTTAGAGTTACTCCAAAATGATGAGACTCGCAAAGTGATGGGTAAAGCTGGTCGTCAAAGAGTATTAGAGTTATTTTGTTGGGATAGAGTTACGGAAAATCTGCTTGATATTTATCAGGATCTGCTCAAATATGACTAA